GATTCATGACTCCTTGAAAACGATTTTGGTTTTGATCGGCAGCTTATGTGCGGCCCGGACCAAGGCCTCCCGGGCCTGCTCCAGGTTCACCCCGGTAATTTCATACAGCACTCTGCCCGGTCGTACTGGGGCAACCCAGCCTGCAGGCGAGCCCTTTCCTTTCCCTTGTCTGGTCTCAGCCGGCTTTTCCGTGTACGGCTTGTCGGGAAACATCCGTATATAGACCTTTCCGCCACGGCGAATGTGCCGCATGATGGCCACCCGGGCGGATTCGATCTGCTTATTGGAAATCCGGCCGTGCTCCAAGGCTTTCAGTCCGATCTCTCCGAAAGAAACCGTTGTTCCCCGCGATGCAGACCCGTTGGTGAAATTACGGTGCTGTTTCCTAAACTTGACTTTTTTGGGACTAAGCATTGGAACTTACCTCGTCGAGAATCTCACCTTTAAATATCCACACCTTGACCCCGATAACACCGTAGGTTGTCTGGGCAATTGCGTATCCGTAGTCTATGTCTGCGCGCAGAGTATGCAACGGCACCCGTCCGTCCCGAAACCATTCGGTCCTGGCTATATCTGCTCCGCCGAGCCGCCCGGCACATGAAATCTTGATCCCTTCAGAACCGAACTTCCGGGCTAAGCTTATTGTCCGTTTCATGGCCCGCCGGAATGCAACCCGACGCTCGAGCTGCATGGCAACGTTCTCGGCAACCAGCTGAGCCTCGGTCTCTGGACGTCGTACTTCATTGACTTCAATGACGAATTCACGTCCGAAATTTTTCTTCAGCTCAGCCTTGAGCTTTTCGATTTCTGCCCCTTTGCGGCCGATGACGATTCCAGGCCTGGCGGTATATATAATGATCCTCACCCGGTCTGCTGCCCGCTCTATTTCCAGCCTGGCTATCCCGGAATGATACAGCTTTTTCTTCACGTACTTGCGTATCTTGTCGTCCTCAAAGACGAATTCAGGATATGACTTGCTGCTGAACCAGCGGGACTGCCAATTCTTATTATATCCTAAACGAAACCCGTAGGGATGGACTTTTTGACCCAAAACCGATTCCTCCTAAAGTTCGTCGACAATCACTGTGATATGGCTTGTCCGCTTGCGGATCCTCGTAGCGCGCCCCATTGCCCGAGGCTTGATCCGTTTCCAGGTTGGCCCTTCGTCTATAAATATCTGCTTCACGTACAATGAATCGACATCCAGGGACGAGGAGCTTTCTGCATTGGACACTGCCGAGTACAGCACCTTGTATAAGGCCTTGGCCGGCTTCTTGCCCGTATACCTCAAAATATTCAGGGCACTTTCAACCGGCTGATTGCGAATATTATCCGCTACGAGTCGAGTTTTGCGCGGTGATACTCGGATGAATCGGGCTCGAGCTTTAACTTCCATGTCATTCCCTCAACAAGCTACTTTTTACGGCCCTTGGCTTGGCTTTTGCGATCCCCGGCATGTCCATGAAATGTGCGGGTTGGTGCAAACTCGCCTAGTTTGTGCCCGACCATATTCTCAGTGACGAATACGGGAATGAACTTCTTCCCGTTATGCACAGCAAAGGTCAGTCCAACCATTTCTGGAATAACCGTTGACCGCCTGGACCATGTCTTTATTACGCTGCGATCCTTGGTCGCCTGGGCAGCTTGCACCTTTTTCAGCACATGATCATCGACAAAAGGGCCTTTTTTTAATGACCGCGGCATGGACCACTCCTATTTTCGCTGTCTCTTTCTGACAATAAATCTGGAAGAAGGCTTTTTCGGATTCCGGGTCTTGTATCCCTTGGTCGGTTTACCCCATGGGGTTACCGGATGCCGCCCGCCGGAACTGCGGCCTTCTCCGCCGCCGAGGGGATGATCGATGGGATTCATTGCCACCCCCCGCACCTTGGGCCGCCGGTTTAAGTATCTATTTCGCCCAGCTTTTCCAATATTGATGCTTTCGTGCTCCACGTTGCCCACCTGGCCGACGGTCGCATAGCACGAAGCCAGGATCTGCCGGATTTCACCCGACGGGAGCTTGACCAGGGCATACTTGCCTTCTTTGTCCACCAGCTGGGCGTAGGCCCCGGCCGAGCGGCACATCTGACCGCCTTTTCCCGGATACAGCTCCAGGTTATGGATGACTGTTCCCTGGGGGATCCGGGAGCAGGGCAAGGCATTCCCGGGAGTGATGTCCGCTTGCTCCCCGGCCATGATCGAATCGCCGACCCGTATACCCTTGGGGGCCAGAATATAGCGTTTTTCTCCGTCCTTGTAATGGACAAGGGCTATACGCGCACTCCGGTTTGGATCATATTCGATGCTGGCGACCTTGGCCGGAATATCCAGCTTGTTCCGCTTGAAATCAATAATCCGGTATCTGCGCTTGTGCCCTCCGCCTTGCCGTCTGGAGGTCATCCGTCCGTAATTGTTCCGGCCGCTCTTACGGGCCAGACCTTCGGTCAATGACGGTTCCGGCCTGTTGGTGCTTATCTCTTGAAAATCGGACCTCGTCTGTGCCCTGCGACCGGGAGACGTCGGCTTGAGATTTCGTACAGCCATAGCTTAGACACCTTCAAAATATTCAATTTTGTCACCTGGGGCCAAGCGTATAATCGCTTTCTTGTATCCAGGCTTGGTTCCCATGGTCCTTCCGAATCTTTTGCGCAGGCGCGGCTTCTGGCGGGAGATATTCACGTTATCCACTGAAACATCAAACGCCTTTTCCACCGCCTGCTTGACCTCTATCTTGTTCGCCGATTTGCTGACTAAAAAGGTCACTTGATTATGAGCGTCCTTCATCTCAGTGGACTTTTCAGTCACTATCGGCTGTATGAGTATGTCGGTGTAATCCATGGCTACTGCAACCTTTCTTGAATATGCTCAACCACCTGGGGGGTTAAAACAACCTTGTTGCTGTTCAGAATGTCGTACACCCCAACCTGATTTTCATCGATCACTTTGATTCCGGGCACATTCCTTGAGCCAAGAGAGAGATTGTTATCTTTTTTTGGCACAACAATCAACCCCTTTTCCAGGCTCAGTGCATTTTGGATCTGAACGAAGTCCTTGGTCTTGTGGGTGGACATACTCATATCGTCGACAACCAGCAAAGCCTGTTCGGACAGCTTGGCACTCAAGGCCATCCGCAAAGCCAGGCGCTTGACCTTTTTATTTACCTTCAAAGAATAGTCGCGCATTTGCGGCCCATGAGTGACTGCACCCCCGGCCCAGAGCGGAGAGCGCACGCTACCGGCACGGGCCCGTCCTGTGCCCTTTTGCCGCCAGGGCTTTCGCCCCCCGCCTCGAATCCGGGAACGGTTTTTGACCCCAACGGTTCCAGCCCTTTTGGCAGCCAACTGGGCCTTGACCACCTGATGCAGGATTTCGGGCCGGACTTCGACACTGAATATCTCTTCCGGAAGCGTGATCTCGCCAACCGGATTGTTCTGTTTATCGATAATATTCACAACTGGCATGGTAAGCCCCTTAGCGCTGCTTGCGGATCATGACGACGGAATTCTTGTGGCCGGGGATTTGTCCCTTGACCAGCAGTATATTTTCATCCTCCCGGACATCAATGACTTCGGCGTTGGAAACAGTAACCTGCTTGTTACCCATCTGCCCGGCCATCTTTTTGCCCTTGAAAACCCGGGCCGGATCAGCGCATTGCCCGATAGCGCCGGGGCTGCGATGCACTTTGTGATGGCCATGGGTAGCCGGGAGTCCCCGGAAGTTCCACCGCTTCATGACTCCGGTGAAGCCCCGTCCTTTGGACTGGCCGCTGACCTTGACCCGCTCGCCAATCTTGAAGAGATGCACATCAAGGGTCTGCCCGGTCTCATACTCGTGTTCGGCATCAGGGCGAAACTCTATCAAATGGCGGTAGACACCGGCTCCCGCCTTCTCTTGATGCCCGCGGAGGGCCTTTGTCTGCTTGGCGGATTTGACGGGCTCAAAGCCGAGCTGCAGGGCAGCATATCCATCCTTTGCTTGGTCCTTGACCTGAATAACAGGACAGGGACCGGCCTCAATCACGGTTACCGGCACGTACTTCCCGTCTTCGGTAAATATGCTGGTCATGCCCAGCTTTCGTCCAATGAGTCCTAACCCATTCATAGTGTCCTCACCTTAAAGCTTAATCTCCACGTCCACACCGGCAGGCAGACTGAGCTTGCCCAGGGCGTCAACCGTCTGCTGCGTCGGCTCCAGCAGATCGAGCAGACGCTTATGGATCCGCATTTCAAACTGTTCCCGCGATTTCTTGTTCACATGCACGGAACGGTTGACAGTTACCTTATGCGTACGCGTCGGCAGTGGAATAGGTCCGGCTATGCTGGCACCGGTATTGTGTGCTGAGTCGACTATCTCTGATACCGCCTTGTCCAGAATGCGATAGTCGTAGGCCTTGAGCTTGATTCTGATTCGATCGCTGTTCATTGTCACCATGGGTTTACGCTCCTACTCCACTATCTCAGAGACCACACCGGCTCCAACGGTTCGCCCGCCTTCGCGGATGGCGAAGCGCAGACCGTGCTCCATCGCTATCGGTACGATCAGTTCAACGTCAAAGGTCGCATTATCCCCGGGCATGACCATCTCTACACCCTCTGCCAAGGTCACCACTCCGGTCACGTCTGTGGTCCGGAAGTAGAACTGCGGACGGTAGCCGGAGAAAAACGGGGTGTGCCGTCCTCCCTCTTCCTTCTTCAGAACATACACCTCGGCCTTGAACTTCCGGTGCGGGGTGATCGACTTCGGACGGGCCAGCACCTGGCCGCGCTCGATCTCGTCCCGCTTCACCCCCCGAAGCAGAATGCCCACGTTGTCACCGGCTTCACCCTGGTCAAGGGTCTTGCGGAACATCTCTACTCCGGTCACCACCGTCTTCCGGGTGTCGGTCATCCCGACCACCTCGATCTCTTCACCGACCTTGATCATGCCCCGCTCAACGCGCCCGGTGGCAACCGTACCCCGGCCGGAAATGCTGAACACGTCCTCAACCGGCATCAAAAACGGCTTGTCCTTGTCCCGCTGCGGCTCCGGCACGTAATCGTCTATGGCATCCAAGAGCTCAAAGATCGACTTGGCGTCTTCGCTGCTCGGATCGTCGCTCTCCAAGGCCTTCAGCGCGCTCCCGGATATCACCGGCACCTCGTCGCCAGGGAAGTCATACTCCGAAAGCAGCTCCCGAACCTCCAGCTCAACAAGCTCCAGAAGCTCCGGATCGTCAACCAGGTCAACCTTGTTCAGGTACACCACCAGGCTGGGTACCCCCACCTGACGGGCAAGCAGAATATGCTCCCGGGTCTGGGGCATCGGTCCGTCCGTTGCCGCCACAACCAGGATCGCTCCGTCCATCTGGGCCGCACCGGTGATCATATTCTTGATGTAGTCGGCGTGGCCCGGGCAATCCACATGGGCGTAGTGCCGCTTGTCGGTCTCATACTCCACGTGGGCCGTGGCGATGGTTATCCCCCGCTCCTTCTCCTCCGGAGCCTTGTCGATCTGGTCGAAGGGAATGAAGCTTCCGCTCTTGTTCTTCATGTGCAGCATCTTGGTGATCGCTGCCGTAAGCGTCGTCTTGCCGTGGTCTATATGGCCCACGGTCCCTATGTTCACGTGCGGCTTACTCCGGGCATACTTCTCTTTGGCCATACCT
The genomic region above belongs to Desulfovermiculus halophilus DSM 18834 and contains:
- the rpsC gene encoding 30S ribosomal protein S3, with product MGQKVHPYGFRLGYNKNWQSRWFSSKSYPEFVFEDDKIRKYVKKKLYHSGIARLEIERAADRVRIIIYTARPGIVIGRKGAEIEKLKAELKKNFGREFVIEVNEVRRPETEAQLVAENVAMQLERRVAFRRAMKRTISLARKFGSEGIKISCAGRLGGADIARTEWFRDGRVPLHTLRADIDYGYAIAQTTYGVIGVKVWIFKGEILDEVSSNA
- the rplD gene encoding 50S ribosomal protein L4 — encoded protein: MPVVNIIDKQNNPVGEITLPEEIFSVEVRPEILHQVVKAQLAAKRAGTVGVKNRSRIRGGGRKPWRQKGTGRARAGSVRSPLWAGGAVTHGPQMRDYSLKVNKKVKRLALRMALSAKLSEQALLVVDDMSMSTHKTKDFVQIQNALSLEKGLIVVPKKDNNLSLGSRNVPGIKVIDENQVGVYDILNSNKVVLTPQVVEHIQERLQ
- the rpsS gene encoding 30S ribosomal protein S19 is translated as MPRSLKKGPFVDDHVLKKVQAAQATKDRSVIKTWSRRSTVIPEMVGLTFAVHNGKKFIPVFVTENMVGHKLGEFAPTRTFHGHAGDRKSQAKGRKK
- the tuf gene encoding elongation factor Tu yields the protein MAKEKYARSKPHVNIGTVGHIDHGKTTLTAAITKMLHMKNKSGSFIPFDQIDKAPEEKERGITIATAHVEYETDKRHYAHVDCPGHADYIKNMITGAAQMDGAILVVAATDGPMPQTREHILLARQVGVPSLVVYLNKVDLVDDPELLELVELEVRELLSEYDFPGDEVPVISGSALKALESDDPSSEDAKSIFELLDAIDDYVPEPQRDKDKPFLMPVEDVFSISGRGTVATGRVERGMIKVGEEIEVVGMTDTRKTVVTGVEMFRKTLDQGEAGDNVGILLRGVKRDEIERGQVLARPKSITPHRKFKAEVYVLKKEEGGRHTPFFSGYRPQFYFRTTDVTGVVTLAEGVEMVMPGDNATFDVELIVPIAMEHGLRFAIREGGRTVGAGVVSEIVE
- the rplW gene encoding 50S ribosomal protein L23 — its product is MDYTDILIQPIVTEKSTEMKDAHNQVTFLVSKSANKIEVKQAVEKAFDVSVDNVNISRQKPRLRKRFGRTMGTKPGYKKAIIRLAPGDKIEYFEGV
- the rpsJ gene encoding 30S ribosomal protein S10, with product MVTMNSDRIRIKLKAYDYRILDKAVSEIVDSAHNTGASIAGPIPLPTRTHKVTVNRSVHVNKKSREQFEMRIHKRLLDLLEPTQQTVDALGKLSLPAGVDVEIKL
- the rplP gene encoding 50S ribosomal protein L16 is translated as MLSPKKVKFRKQHRNFTNGSASRGTTVSFGEIGLKALEHGRISNKQIESARVAIMRHIRRGGKVYIRMFPDKPYTEKPAETRQGKGKGSPAGWVAPVRPGRVLYEITGVNLEQAREALVRAAHKLPIKTKIVFKES
- the rplV gene encoding 50S ribosomal protein L22; protein product: MEVKARARFIRVSPRKTRLVADNIRNQPVESALNILRYTGKKPAKALYKVLYSAVSNAESSSSLDVDSLYVKQIFIDEGPTWKRIKPRAMGRATRIRKRTSHITVIVDEL
- the rplB gene encoding 50S ribosomal protein L2 — encoded protein: MAVRNLKPTSPGRRAQTRSDFQEISTNRPEPSLTEGLARKSGRNNYGRMTSRRQGGGHKRRYRIIDFKRNKLDIPAKVASIEYDPNRSARIALVHYKDGEKRYILAPKGIRVGDSIMAGEQADITPGNALPCSRIPQGTVIHNLELYPGKGGQMCRSAGAYAQLVDKEGKYALVKLPSGEIRQILASCYATVGQVGNVEHESINIGKAGRNRYLNRRPKVRGVAMNPIDHPLGGGEGRSSGGRHPVTPWGKPTKGYKTRNPKKPSSRFIVRKRQRK
- the rplC gene encoding 50S ribosomal protein L3, which translates into the protein MNGLGLIGRKLGMTSIFTEDGKYVPVTVIEAGPCPVIQVKDQAKDGYAALQLGFEPVKSAKQTKALRGHQEKAGAGVYRHLIEFRPDAEHEYETGQTLDVHLFKIGERVKVSGQSKGRGFTGVMKRWNFRGLPATHGHHKVHRSPGAIGQCADPARVFKGKKMAGQMGNKQVTVSNAEVIDVREDENILLVKGQIPGHKNSVVMIRKQR